In Ascaphus truei isolate aAscTru1 chromosome 7, aAscTru1.hap1, whole genome shotgun sequence, one genomic interval encodes:
- the LOC142499306 gene encoding gamma-crystallin M2-like — MQIIFYEDKNFLGRSYECVNDCSNLSSYFSRCNSIRVLNGCWVLYERPNYMGYQYFLKKGEYPNFQQWMGFNDSIRSCLGIPQYRGSYRLRLYERNNFGGKMLEAVSDCPSVYDQFNHHDIQSCNVFDGYWIFYEHPNYRGRQYYLRPGTYRRFTDWGAMNARVGSFRQITEFS; from the exons ATGCAGATCATTTTCTACGAGGATAAGAACTTCCTGGGTCGCTCCTACGAGTGCGTCAATGACTGCTCCAATCTAAGCTCTTATTTCAGCCGCTGCAACTCCATCCGAGTCTTAAATGGATGCTGGGTGTTATATGAGCGTCCCAATTACATGGGATATCAGTATTTCCTAAAAAAGGGAGAATATCCTAATTTTCAGCAGTGGATGGGATTCAATGACTCCATCAGGTCCTGTTTAGGGATTCCACAA TACAGAGGGTCATACAGGCTGAGATTGTATGAAAGAAATAACTTTGGAGGCAAAATGCTAGAGGCCGTGAGTGACTGCCCTTCGGTCTATGATCAGTTTAATCACCATGATATCCAGTCCTGCAATGTGTTTGATGGCTACTGGATTTTCTATGAGCATCCCAATTACAGAGGGCGTCAGTATTACCTGAGACCAGGAACATACAGGAGATTCACAGACTGGGGAGCCATGAATGCTAGGGTTGGTTCCTTCAGACAGATCACAGAGTTTTCCTAG